One Gemmatimonadota bacterium DNA window includes the following coding sequences:
- a CDS encoding glutathione peroxidase: MHSLYDIPVHTLDGAPTTLAPYRGKVLLIVNVASQCGFTPQYAGLEALHRAHQQRGLAVLGFPCDQFGHQEPGDAAEIRRFCARTYDVTFPLFSKIEVNGPGAHPLYDLLKEARPGLLGSTAIKWNFTKFLVGADGVVLARYAPTDTPEQIERDILPLLG; the protein is encoded by the coding sequence ATGCACTCCCTGTACGACATTCCCGTCCACACCCTCGACGGCGCGCCGACCACCCTGGCCCCGTACCGGGGCAAGGTGCTGCTCATCGTCAACGTGGCGAGCCAGTGCGGCTTCACCCCGCAGTACGCGGGCCTCGAGGCGCTCCACCGCGCGCACCAGCAGCGGGGCCTCGCGGTCCTCGGCTTTCCCTGTGACCAGTTCGGCCACCAGGAGCCGGGCGACGCCGCGGAGATCCGTCGCTTCTGCGCCCGCACCTACGACGTGACCTTCCCCCTGTTCAGCAAGATCGAGGTGAACGGCCCCGGCGCGCACCCGCTCTACGACCTCCTCAAGGAGGCGCGGCCGGGACTGCTCGGTTCCACGGCCATCAAGTGGAACTTCACCAAGTTCCTGGTGGGCGCCGACGGGGTGGTGCTCGCGCGCTACGCGCCGACCGACACCCCGGAGCAGATCGAGCGGGACATCCTGCCCCTGCTCGGCTGA
- a CDS encoding YaeQ family protein, with amino-acid sequence MALGATLYNFDIELADVDRGVYETLALKVACHPSETEEYLLTRVLAYCLEYVEGISFGKGLSEPGEPALTVKDLTGALRLWVEVGWPDAARLHKASMASPRVAVYTHKDPALLLRQFAGERIHRAAELEVYSVDRDLLAALASRLDRRTKFTLSVTERHLYITMGTDTLTGVVERHALPSG; translated from the coding sequence ATGGCCCTCGGCGCCACGCTGTACAATTTCGACATCGAGCTCGCCGACGTGGACCGCGGCGTCTACGAGACGCTCGCGCTCAAGGTGGCGTGCCACCCCTCGGAGACCGAGGAGTACCTCCTCACCCGGGTGCTGGCCTATTGCCTGGAGTACGTGGAGGGCATCAGCTTCGGGAAGGGCCTCTCCGAGCCGGGCGAACCGGCGCTCACCGTGAAGGACCTCACGGGAGCGCTGCGGCTCTGGGTGGAGGTGGGATGGCCCGACGCGGCCCGGCTGCACAAGGCCAGCATGGCGTCGCCCCGGGTGGCGGTCTACACCCACAAGGACCCGGCGCTGCTGCTGCGGCAGTTCGCCGGGGAACGGATCCACCGCGCGGCGGAGCTCGAGGTGTACAGCGTGGACCGCGACCTGCTCGCGGCGCTGGCCTCGCGGCTCGATCGGCGGACGAAATTCACGTTGTCGGTCACCGAGCGGCACCTGTATATCACCATGGGCACCGACACCCTCACCGGCGTGGTGGAGCGGCATGCACTACCGTCTGGCTGA
- a CDS encoding ChaN family lipoprotein produces the protein MRTTLLWAPALLLAACGGSAPAAAPVAPAAALALPESTVVLDAATGAPIASAELVRRARAADFVLLGEIHDNIAHHQVRGALLTAAGRHPAVVFEQFARSAGPIPPPAGGTADDAWLDQYGFDRKNWRWPLHQPVVQAALASGQGVWGSGLPRETLRAVVRGGAAAAPPELRAIIEQAPLDSVARAAIDRELFEGHCGKLPAEMVPGMRAAQELRDASMAEALLTAAKGGGPAWLIAGDGHVRADMAVPRMLRRVAPGKTLLIVGVVERGTEAAVPGPEAARQYQVLIVTPPAAREDPCASL, from the coding sequence ATGCGAACCACCCTGCTGTGGGCCCCGGCCCTCCTGCTCGCCGCCTGCGGCGGCTCCGCTCCCGCGGCGGCGCCCGTGGCGCCCGCCGCCGCGCTGGCCCTGCCCGAGTCCACCGTGGTGCTCGATGCCGCGACCGGCGCGCCCATCGCCTCGGCCGAGCTGGTGCGCCGCGCCCGCGCCGCCGACTTCGTGCTGCTCGGCGAGATCCATGACAACATTGCCCACCACCAGGTGCGGGGCGCGCTGCTGACCGCGGCGGGCCGCCATCCCGCGGTGGTGTTCGAGCAGTTTGCGCGGAGCGCGGGGCCGATCCCGCCGCCGGCCGGCGGCACCGCGGACGACGCGTGGCTCGACCAGTACGGCTTCGACCGGAAGAACTGGCGCTGGCCGCTGCACCAGCCGGTGGTGCAGGCCGCGCTCGCGAGCGGGCAGGGGGTCTGGGGGAGCGGGCTCCCGCGCGAGACGCTGCGCGCCGTGGTGCGGGGCGGCGCGGCGGCGGCGCCGCCCGAGCTGCGGGCCATCATCGAGCAGGCGCCGCTCGACAGCGTGGCGCGGGCCGCGATCGACCGGGAGCTGTTCGAGGGCCACTGCGGCAAGCTGCCCGCGGAGATGGTGCCGGGGATGCGCGCCGCGCAGGAGCTGCGCGACGCGTCGATGGCCGAGGCGCTGCTCACCGCCGCGAAGGGCGGGGGGCCGGCCTGGCTGATCGCCGGCGACGGCCACGTGCGCGCCGACATGGCGGTGCCGCGAATGCTGCGCCGCGTGGCGCCGGGCAAGACCCTGCTGATCGTGGGCGTGGTGGAGCGGGGCACCGAGGCGGCGGTGCCGGGGCCGGAGGCGGCGCGCCAGTACCAGGTGCTGATCGTCACCCCGCCCGCGGCGCGCGAAGACCCCTGCGCCAGCCTGTGA